The window CCACTTTGACAGGACTTCAATAACCCGCTGGTACCCAAGACTGGTCCCCGGAACTTGCTTTTCATAACCagtggatacaatgatttcttTGCATAAAGTGTGTGTATTGGCGTAAGATACAGAATTAGATCCTAGACCTCCATGATTAGATACAGAATGCTACGCCAATGCACAAACTTTAtccaaaaaaatcaaacacagatctgtgtttgattggtccgaggtgatgtttggcaTCTGCACTCGCGCTCGTCTGCACATGAATATATtagtgaaaggtgaagatggaaGGGGGTTGACCTAGGCTAGAGGCcgctctctggcgttattcaccagccttgaagtgtgacgtcagatgttcacgTTCAGTCTTGCACCTCAACCTTCGCTCGACCCCAGTGGCCAGGGCTATCTAGGACCGCTTGTTTATGGGCATGGCCATGGGCTAATTAGCTTGGACATATTCTTGCCCAGAAAGTACGTCACGCGTGCAGTGTATTTagatggtgcagtgtgagtttGATGCATGATGACACTGAGCATTTTCTGAATAGACCAATGAGCGTGCTTGACTtttttgcccatcccagcgcccgTGGTTAggcgctggggccgagcgaaaaCTCAACCTCGACTTCAAagtatttttgaccgcgcgagggcgtgTGTGTACTGAGTTTACTCGATGCACAGCatgtaaaactaacatgtgCCATCGTTGGTACCATATTGTATACTTTATGAGACTATTGAATCACACAGCATTACATGTACGTCATACAAACTATTATAACACatctcttgcttgttctgtattctggttggctgaaacacggtcacgtggatGAACTAATAAAGGCTAGTGAttgcgcgcgcgtgttttgcgggagtAGTACCAGAGCAGGCAATAGTCTTTGaatatagaccttttcgcaaatacttgggcgcgcgcgtaaagcttggaattaggtgcattgtggtctagctggtatccaaatttgatccatatctatcccacaatgcacctcattcaacagtctgcgcttgcgcaatggtatttgcgaaaaggtctatagtgcCCGCGATAACAGCGTCCTCTCTTGACTTAaaccgtgaacaacaactacaaaattcctttttctgtttcatttgacatttaagaccgagctgtgttacaaaacacatattgactggcataattcggtaactagtgtacgtctattcccctcgggcctgtgagtgtcCAGAGGAGGGGCCTATCACTCAAactccctcgtgggaatagacgtatactagttacctcgttgccagtcaatatgtgtataaaaGCAAATCGTTTAACAGTTGCATCGAAAATGGGCTTGTTTGAGagacaactgatactacaattTCAAATTGGCCACAAGCgcctctcttaaaaaaaaaaaaaaaaaaaatttaaagcaGTCCCACAACATCGGTAgacagtattgtcaaaaggcccacacttgtTTATCACAACAATGTTCtaattagacttgtggacaagtcgttaaatcggccccacgcgctgagatagtggtctcgcgagatcactgctctcgcgcgaactcggccccacgcgctgagatattTCGACTCGAAATCGGGGAGcaatcagttcgcgcgagagcagtgatctcgcgagaccactatctcagcgcgtggggccgatttaacgacttgtccacaagtctatgttCTAATGAGTGCAAAAACATCCCCTTTCGATGaatgtgtgttaaaggcagtggacgctattgctaattactcaaaataattgttagcataaaactttacttggtaatgagtaataaggaaaggttgatggtataaaatattgtgagaaacagctccctctgaagtgacatagttttcgagaaagaagtatttttccacgaatttgatttcgagacctcaagtttagaatttgaggtcatgaaatcaaccatctaaaagcacacaacttcgtgtgataagggtgttttttctttcattgttatctcgcaacttcgacgaccgattgagctcaaattttaggtttgttattttatgtatatgttgagatacaccaagtgagaagactgatctttgacaattaccaatagtgtccactgcctttaaaagtaaaaagaaacattgtttaaaaaccccCACAAAAACCCACATCGTCCCCCCTAAGAATGGTCACCAGTCCAAAAGATTGCAGTTCCGGGAAACAATTCAGCCAGATTTATTCATGTACGTCATATCTTTTGCTCTGAGccacaaacaaacattatatACATTACTCTTTACTTCCCATTACCCTCCACTGCACTCCTGCCTGAGAATTTATGTGTCGTTTATATTCTGTAAATAAAGTTTaaataatcatgtttttaaagttattttttataaatttgttactATAACTATCTCATGTAAGTAACCCCTTTTTTTCATGTCCCTTGCACCTATTTCTAATATCATCCTACCTTTGTTCTTGCTACTCTTTATTAACTGACCACTGTTAGATGCATCATgttgcaacttgctctctaatcctaccctttcgtGTTTCCCTGCAATGTTATCGAACAAAGCATTTTACCACTTTCATGGTCCAGcaatccatcctttcatactaaacatcctttgtccacACCACATTACTtttattggttcatagccaccaatagttgggggtcgatttcacaaagatttaagattgatagtaactgcaaatcaatcgtagttgctatgaaaatggtgatatcacaatacaaattactatggtgatactggaaaattgtcttgcgatgaattttattgctttgtgaaatcggccccataGAAACTTAAAAATTGGCTGAAATTTTCcagcttctttctggatccttctaATCCCTTTACCCTCTCTTTTCctaatggatatgtatttgaaGAAGGTCCGGTCTGGATTGTAGGCTTTCAACACATTACTCATAGTATACACATGGCCGTAGATAAAGAGATAGCGAGACAGATGGAGTGTACCCAAAACgcgataacaaaataaatacgtTTACCTTCAATAGGGGTCCTATTTGCAGTATGCATCGATATAACGCGATTGATTTTGATAAGGTCTTGAAAAAAGAATAAAAGAACAGACGTTCAGCCAAATCTATGCACTTGCAGGCTAGCCTGCACTCTAAAAACGCCAGGGTCAGAATTTACCCGGATTTCGGGTCCCAGGGAGCTAGACCCATTTGTGGGTTCGTGTCAAGTGACCAGAAATTTTGTTAAAAGCGGGGATTTTTACTCGGATTCCGGGACACATTGACACGGGatccgggtcaaactgacccagaaatgggtctggccccctgggacccaaatccgggtcaattctgaccgggATTATTTTAGAGTGTACTTCAGTTTGTTCCTGTGCAAAAACTGAACCTACGAATTACTCATACCATCACTCAGTcccctgacgatgactagagcaagctagttaaagcgttgagaccaattcaagaactgactcagCGGTAGTGCAGTATATTACGATCCTAAGCTTAAGTGGTAGGTCCCAGCCAATATTCTATACCtcccgcccgggtagtagttaaaaagcaggacagttcttttcagaactgagaagtctcccgaccatccgataaatctactccgtggtagtagaataaagcaagacagttcaaactaagaataaactctacctggcaagtaaatacacaAATGCgccgttaccgcaaaccaatccCATGCTCATACCATTGAGCTATAGGCCTACTTTTACATGGGGTggattaatgataataataataataataataataagtgtatttataacgcgactattgccaaaggatacaaagcgccaggtattattactgcaaggagttgaacattttttgagatataagacctaatcctttagcaccatgtaatggtttacaaggtgctgtggcgcaataatgctgcaatccagccaggaacaccggggcgaaccgcTTCTCTTTTCGTTAAgtgcacaacacatgggaccaacggctttacgtcccatccgaaggacgaagcaatgtttaagtgtcttgcttaaggacacaagtgtcacggctggggaatcgaacccacactctgctgatcagaaacaccagagtttgaattcggtgctcttaaccgctcggccacgacactcgcAATTCTTTGCCTGTTGGGTGGTTATTTGGATTCTAAATCATTCAGAATTCcctttaactttttgttttcgtatttttaatgttgtttaATGTTAACAATGCATATATCGAtgtttaatatatattttgtttatgtggCAAGACTTTTAAAATTTAAGGCTTTTGGCTACAGTTTTCCGGTTAACTGTTTTAGTTCTGGGCACAATTTGTCcatgacgtttttttttaatggatgtattttgtatgtgttttaatgccgaataaatacaaacactacctccatgctctttCGATTTTCCTAAGCATTGCtaattcattttttatgtaaaggCAAGCCGCTAAAAAAAATAAGCTACCTGGCTTATTTTTTGGCCCGTTGCCTCGACGCGGTTTTCCCGCTAGTTTATTCTTTTCCTGCCTTTCATGTGCATTACAATGTAGTTCTGTAATAATTTGTGCAAGTGTGTGTGGAAATGCAtgcgaattgaattgaattgaattgaattgagtcgAATCAAATAATCCCCTTTACGACCTAAAAGGGACCCCTTTGCAGTTACAGCAATTACGTCATTGATTTTGATAAGGTTTGCAAACACAGCGCCACAACTACAGTTATAAAACCACCGCCGACCTGTGTGTCACACAACGGAGGTATAAATAACACTACTGCCGAGTACTTCATTGGCAATTCATACTGGGAGGTTACCACATTCAACATGGCGGTAACATGGACGTTTCGGTGTTCGGTGTGGGTAATGTTGTCTGGGTTTGTCACGGCGTATGCTGCCAACTACTGCTGGGCCAGTGATGTATCGTGGATGATCAAAACTGCAATTTGTGAGTATTGGGACAGATGCCGTGTAGGCCTAGATCACAGTCAAATGTAATTGATTCTTCCGTGTGAGTCTTTCACTCAGTAACACTCCCAAGGTTGCAACCTTTGACTGCCCAGGAAGCCAAGTCTATGggacgccaaagaggcattatTCAAGTGAACACATCTATCAGTCTTTTGCATGGAAACATCAGGAGAGTCACGTACATTTTAGTAGGCCTAccacctttttctcaaaaactttatgACTTATGACGCTGACATTTTTACAgctaaattatattacatacatcttcattcagtGAGTAGGGATACGTGGCATGGCAACACGAAGGGTATCAAACCGTTTAAACGAACTTCAGGAATTTTCGAGGATAAATTGAACACGTATTTTAATTGATCCTGGAAAGTTCATTTAGTTCGGTGTTATTTAAGTCActgttaaagcaatcgcacaacatcggtaaacagtgttgcccaaaggcccacacttcgtgtatcacaacttatatatgcaaataataaacctgtgaaaatttaggctcaatcggtcatcggagtcgggagaaaataacgggaaaacccacccttgtttccgaaCGTTTCGCcgggtcatgacatgtgtttaaagacactggacactgtcggtaattgtcaaagatcagtcttctcacttggtgtgtctcaacatgtgcatagaataacaaacctgtgaaaatttgaactcgattggtcgtcgaagttgcgagataactatagaagaaaaaacacccttgtcacacgagttgtgtgtgctttcagatgcttgatttcgagacctcaagttctaaacttgaggtctcgaaatcaaattcgtggaaaataacttctttctcgaaaactacgtcacttcagagggagccgcttctcacaatggtttatattatcaacctctccccattactcgttaccaagtaaggttttatgcaaaaaaaaaattaaatccgttattctcgatatcgagaattgatatttgtttaaatgttttctcaaaaattaaagcatttcatggaataatgtttcaagggaaGTATTTCGCCATTACCTTATGtacaccctgtaagttatttgtaagtctgtgaacttttattttttgtttgttcagaaagtgtccagtgtcttaaagaatAATCCTAATTATTTGGTTACAAGTATCAGGGTGTCAATGAACTTATTTAAATCATCATTTTAAATGAGTTAATCAAATGTTTTAGAGTTGTGTTTATGTGCATGCTAACTTcgtttaaaagtaaaagttagcATTATTATGTCCCTCTGTTCGTGTTTGAGTTTCTGAACTGTAAGTAAATCCTTGAAAATTTGGTCTGTGAATTGCCCAACAACTTTCACATGACTTCTGTACATGCCCAGATATTGTCTGTTTTTTGCTTCAGTCTTTCTCCTATCCAGTTATTGGTATATTTCTCTAATTATCTAAGCTTTTTTATATGGCGTGACAACATCCCCAACTGTTATTATACCCCGAAGAGCAAAAGGTCCATCATTTTACTACCACACAATCAAAGATATGTTGATAAATTAACGAAAAGCCTGTGGCACCCGACCCCCTCTTAGATAAAAGTGGAATGGTCCACTTTATTATATCAATGAATTGGATTACCCCGATTATTATACTTTGGCCGTGGCCCTTCAGCTCAGtactagaaagaaaaaaaacagttgaaatTAACACAGTGTTTTCACCTTGTTGTCTCCCAGGTATCTTTGCTGGTTGGTGCGGATTGTCAACCATTGTAGCTTTACACATCTCAACTCTACGCTGTTCCGAGAGCCACACTTTAGCAACTCTATTGATTCAGTATTTGATGAACCAGATTCCAAGTCTCATGGCCTCTTCTGTCTACTCTGGCATCAAGAAAGTCTGGCAACGTCCTATGGAAGAGCAAGAGAAGTTTCTTATGAAGCTGCTCGCCCGTGATGCGAAGACGGAGTACGGCATGACACACGGCTTCAGCGACATCAAATCTCTTCAAGAGTTCCGTGAGAAGCATCCACTCACTAAGTATGAACACTATCGAGATTACTTCACCAGGCTGGCAGACGGGGAAAAGAACGTCTGCGTTGCGGCAACATTGGAGCGTTTTGGAACTTCGTCTGGCACAACAGGAAAGGGCAAGCTTATTCCGATGGTAAGACCGACAGAATTCACGAAGGTGAGCATGGCAATTACAAGTAAACTGTCCTCGGTAAGTCCCGTGCAGAAAATGTATTCGCTATACTGCAAACCCGTGGTGAAGATGACAAAATCGGGAGTGCGTATTGCACCTGTGATGTTCGTGCCTGAAGGTAAAATAATGAGTTTGCTGGTGTCCGCTACCCAGAACACGCCGCCCAGTGGCTTCCAGATATCCACTGATTTCGAAGCCACCTACGTCCAAACCCTCTTTGCTCTCACCGACAAAAATATCGGCCAGATCAATGCGCCTTTCGCCTCGCAGGTCTACCGAGGATTGAAAATGCTGGAAGACGAACAGGAGATGTTTTTAGAGGATCTCACTCTAGGAAGGGTCAACCCGAAGATACAACTCGATGAGGGAATTCGACGGTCTCTGGACGCAGCTTTGACGGCAGACCCAGCTCGAGCAGATGAACTAAGGAGGGAGTTTTCTAAAGGCTTCGTGGGCATCGTGGGTAGAATCTGGCCTCATCTGTCTCATGTAGCGGGCATCGACGTTTCTGGGTTCATGAAGAAGCTTGATGCCAGATACACCAAAGGTAATTACCGAACTAGCCCAAATGTATACAACAagtgttttatgttttctttatgtttttaatagtggctattttaataatagtgcgcatatccgtcactcagtgacgctcaaggtaaGCAAtcgactcgaacccacactctgctgatcagagttTATTAGTGTATCAGATGATTGCCCTGCGAGTGGTATCCTACAAACATGATGTGTTATATTTATACGCAAGTTTCTTTTCAAGACAGGTACCCGACTACACTCGCCAGCCTATTCATGCACAGAAGGGTTTATTGGCGTGAATGCATGGGTGGATAAGACACCACAGCAGTATACGCTCCTCCCAAATGAAATGGTCGTTGAGTTTATCCCAGAACACCTCAGGTTAGTCTCTCGCTTTACACAATCAAACTCCGTACACCGATCACAAAAACTCGTCAATGTTTCAAACTAATGCAATATACACCGGGCAAGTTCCCGCACCGTTGACCCCCGAACTCTGTCAGTCAACTTCTTATAGTGGTGTCcgagtggtgtcctcggtcAATGATGTTACGGCTGTGTTGTCCCCAGATCTTCCCGTCCCTTTATGCGTGTAGATATTCTCCAGATGTCACACGCGATCGTTGGTCTACACTAGTCGACTATTTGAAACCAACCTACTGGGCATGGTCGCATCGCTGGTTATCAACCAGTTACATAGCACAGTGCAGAGTGGACCAGTGTAACACAATGATAACGTGCGTTCAGTTGCAGGTCGCCCTGAGATGACATGACAAGAGTCGATCGCGTTCAACTTCTGTGCGCATGCCCTACGTACGTCGTTAAACAACCACTCGTTAACTATTGATTCTTGCGCGAACTTGACCCCTGCATTCGCTCCGTTAATAGTTGAAAGTTTAAGTAAACCACTGTCACCACAACACAATGACATGTTCTGGGGTTGATGTTTATCAACACGGTTCTCAGGTGAAGCATCTCGCACAAACAACCAAACTCCTTAAACCGACCACACAAACTCGTTAAGGTTTCAAACTATACCGTGCAATATAAACTGCTTGTGGTAATATTAAAAGTTTAAGTTATAATAGCTATTCACCACAACACAATGACATGTTCGGGTTGATGATCATTAACACGTTTATTTCTTCTCATTTTCTTCTCACATCCAGTGCCGAAGAGACTCCACTTACGTTGCTGATGGACGAGGTCGAGGTTGGCAAACGGTATGAGATTGCTATAACGAGCATATCAGGGTTTTACCGTTACCGTTTGGGCGACGTTGTCGAGGTTGTGGATTTCATCGAGCGTTGCCCAGTGGTTGCCGTTATGTACAGGTATGTAACTTCAATGACATGTAGTGTAAATAAATGCTACAAGGAGCTACATTCTGAGTGCGGAGGTAGATAAAATCCACAGATAACTTGGATTGGATTCGAaccacaaccccccccccatcccagcCTCAATACAGATGTCTTAACATTGGGGAAAAACGGTCGTCGACAATTTCCACAATAAACTAAGAAATCTATATGCATTTCCCTTTACTTGCATGCTTATTATTATAAACTCAaagtggcagcagatttaccggGTAAAATTCCATTGTGTAATAATGGATTTTacctgttaagtctgctgccaccaagtgtcctaAAAGTCCCCATTGCATagttcgtttagctttcctgggACGACCCCATTCTgacccggtacgttcgaatagttTGACGGGGTTCACCCGGGTCAGcacccagtgccctgcttgtggagtgggtcacttggggtgacctgaggtgcatgccgtcaccacgagagggcgagtgtgatcgttcgattagctttttcttgtcaggggctcacccgagtgagtgagcaccgcagggtcgacccaaggaagcttatcgaacgcacccattatccATCTGattatctgacgtcacacttacaGACGCATGAATTACACCAGAGAGTGGCTTCAAGCCTAGGAtaatccccgtccataatcacctctAAActaaatcactggttctgaaaagcaagtacctgttTTTAGGGGACCAGTCCACATTATGCAGTGCAATAGGTGACCGGTAGGCCTGTCATCGTACAAGTTTGTACTTTTCCAGTTCCTGGGTCACACCGCATGACCGTCACTTACTTTCCAGATCACAGGTCATTATGCATAAcatgagattctgtcccccggagATTATGTGCCCTCCCCCCATCCAGATGGCGAACTGTGTCCTAGACTgggcccatgttaatttcccattatGGGGGACTCTCCTGTAgacagatttccctgggacaccgggcATGATATTAGCAGGACAAGAAGAAACACACAAGTAAACGAATAACTTGTGTTTTATGTGTTTTACTTTGGTCTTATTTCTAGAACTGGAGAGCTACTGAATCTACGCAGTGAGAAGATTAACGTACTGGTGGTCAATAAAGCCATTCAAGAAAGCTTAGAAGGATGGGATGGAGCTACTCTAGTGGAATGGGCATGCGCAGAGAGCCCACTTATGCACGATGACAAAAATGGTAACAATTTGAAGTTGTGCATGGAGCAAACACGGAGCATAAACTTTCGTTCTATTTTTGACAAATTTAGAAACATGAATTTAAATCTTTTAAATTTTGTCTTGCTTCCAGATGGTGAATATGACATGTATTATTTGCTTTTCGTTGAGCTCGAATCAGAGAAGGAAATACGATTATCTGCTGATCAGATGTCAATGGTAAATACTATGCTTTCTAAAAAACTTACAACTGTATACTTAATCgaactttaaagacagtggacactattggtaattgtcaaagaccagtcttcccactttgtgtaactcaacatgtatgcacaaaataataaacccataaaaatttgagctcgattggtcgtcggagttgcgagaaaactatgaaagaaaaaacacccgtgtcacacgaagttgtgtgctttcagattcttgatttcgagacctcaaattctaaatatgaggtatcgaaatcaaattcgcggagaattacttctttctcaaaaactatgtcacttcagagggagacttttctcacaatgttttatactatcaacctctccccatttactcgttaccaagtaaggtttatgctaataattattttgagttattatcaatagtttccactgcctttatttaaAGTAAGCTTATTTGTGATGTTTGATGAAAAGTATGATTTATAAAAGGGGTTATCAAACAATTagccacaaggaaaactgacggCATGGCACAAAAAGGTTCTACCTTGTGAACagtaatttacaa of the Asterias rubens chromosome 3, eAstRub1.3, whole genome shotgun sequence genome contains:
- the LOC117287816 gene encoding GH3 domain-containing protein-like isoform X1 — translated: MAVTWTFRCSVWVMLSGFVTAYAANYCWASDVSWMIKTAICIFAGWCGLSTIVALHISTLRCSESHTLATLLIQYLMNQIPSLMASSVYSGIKKVWQRPMEEQEKFLMKLLARDAKTEYGMTHGFSDIKSLQEFREKHPLTKYEHYRDYFTRLADGEKNVCVAATLERFGTSSGTTGKGKLIPMVRPTEFTKVSMAITSKLSSVSPVQKMYSLYCKPVVKMTKSGVRIAPVMFVPEGKIMSLLVSATQNTPPSGFQISTDFEATYVQTLFALTDKNIGQINAPFASQVYRGLKMLEDEQEMFLEDLTLGRVNPKIQLDEGIRRSLDAALTADPARADELRREFSKGFVGIVGRIWPHLSHVAGIDVSGFMKKLDARYTKGTRLHSPAYSCTEGFIGVNAWVDKTPQQYTLLPNEMVVEFIPEHLSAEETPLTLLMDEVEVGKRYEIAITSISGFYRYRLGDVVEVVDFIERCPVVAVMYRTGELLNLRSEKINVLVVNKAIQESLEGWDGATLVEWACAESPLMHDDKNDGEYDMYYLLFVELESEKEIRLSADQMSMFDKSLRKQHEFYEQYRKVGTICEARVVVLRPGSFNKLQEHIIATSTASYNQFKMPKKLRTKAMLDLMLECAVVENT